A window of the Cygnus atratus isolate AKBS03 ecotype Queensland, Australia chromosome 4, CAtr_DNAZoo_HiC_assembly, whole genome shotgun sequence genome harbors these coding sequences:
- the RASL11B gene encoding ras-like protein family member 11B, whose product MRLTQGMCTIAECAAPGGDGPAARPRLVKIAVVGGSGVGKTALVVRFLTRRFIGDYERNAGNLYSRHIQIDGEMLAIQVQDTPGVQIHEHSLDCNEQLNRCIRWADALVIVFSITDYKSYELLSHLYHHVRQLHPGNTVPVVIVANKADLLHVKEVEPQHGLQLANMLGCTFYEVSVSENYNDVFNAFHVLCREVSKQQTTSTPERRRTSLIPRPKSPNMQDLKRRFKQALSAKVRTVTSV is encoded by the exons ATGCGCCTGACGCAGGGCATGTGCACCATCGCCGAGTGCGCCGCGCCCGGCGGGGACGGCCCCGCCGCGCGGCCTCGCCTCGTCAAGATCGCCGTGGTGGGGGGCAGCGGCGTGGGCAAGACAG CGCTCGTGGTGCGGTTCCTGACGCGGCGCTTCATCGGGGACTACGAGAGGAACGCAG GTAATCTCTACAGCAGGCACATCCAGATAGATGGAGAGATGTTGGCGATTCAAGTGCAGGACACCCCAGGAGTTCAG ATCCACGAGCACAGTCTGGATTGTAATGAGCAGTTGAACCGATGCATTCGCTGGGCAGATGCCCTGGTGATCGTCTTCTCCATCACAGATTATAAGAGCTATGAACTACTCAGTCACCTTTACCATCACGTTCGACAGCTGCACCCAGGCAACACCGTCCCCGTTGTCATCGTAGCAAACAAAGCTGATCTCCTGCATGTTAAAGAGGTGGAGCCTCAGCATGGACTTCAGCTGGCCAACATGCTGGGCTGTACTTTCTACGAAGTATCTGTCAGTGAAAACTACAACGATGTCTTCAATGCCTTCCATGTCCTCTGCAGAGAAGTCAGCAAGCAGCAAACCACCAGCACTCCCGAGAGAAGGAGAACCTCTCTTATTCCACGGCCAAAATCACCCAACATGCAGGATCTGAAGAGAAGGTTTAAGCAAGCTCTGTCTGCCAAAGTGAGGACTGTCACTTCTGTGTGA